TTGACGTCGGCTTTGCCTTCATCTCGCGGCTGCTCTGTGTTTCAGCACCCCTGCGGAAGAGCTCGGCATCTCTCCCCCCTTCAAACTGCAGAAATGGAAACGTGGCGTCTCTGGGTGGAGTCGGGTTCTCCGAGGGAGAACTCCTCCTGAAGGTACAGGATCTAAACGCAGAGTCTGACACGTGCGCGCCTGCGCTCATCAGTTTGTTTTCTTAGGCTTTGAACGGTTTTGTGTTGGCCGTGATGGCTGACGGGATGGTCTTCTACGCATCTCCCACCATCCAGGACTTCCTCGGCTTCCACCAGGTGAGGCTGCGGCTCCGGACCGACCCGGTTCACCTTAGCTTTGCCGGTTGTAACAGTCGAACATCGACGCTGGTGccgctttcttttaaaaattaaaaaaaaaccagcgTGTCCATTTGAATTCTGACAGTCACAGTTCCATCTCTGTTGGAGCCCACAGTAAATCATTTCAGTGTCCCAATTCCCGTCTCTGTGGCGGAGTCACGTCGTCGGTCAACGTGCGCTAAGGCGAACAAACCCAAACACGCTGACAGCGGCGGCCGCTCCGATTTCCTTTGGCTAAACTGCAGAAGTACATTTATTTTCGGCCGATTCTGCGTGGAGGCATCTTTTTGGCTCCAGGACAGCGGCTGCTCTGTGACTAGATCGTCCCGTCTCTCTGCCCTCAGTCTGACGTGGTCCAGCAGAGCGTTTACAACCTGGTTCACATGGACGACAGAGAGATGTTCAGGCGTCAGCTCCAGTTCTCCGGCGGCGCCGACTCCGACCTGAAAGCAGAAAGTAAGAACTCGACCTGCGCTGATTTGTGCTGTGATGCTGAATTGAGTGGCCACGTGCAGTGAATGCACCACGCCCATCATTACCATCATTTAGCATCATTTAGCTAACATCATATATCTCTATATCTACATCCTGACAGATGCATACATATGTCATATGTCTGCTTATTGTGCTGCTATGATGAACCTGGACGCTACGGGAACCACTCGGCACTGATTGAGCTGGTTTCTGTGCAGGCGGGTCCTGCAGTAATGATCCCGTGAGCTTGTTGCCTCTAAACACCCCTCCAGAGAGCTCCTCTTTCCTTGAAAGAAGCTTCTGTTGTCGCCTCCGCTGCCTGCTGGATAACACATCTGGATTCCTGGTACCACACATTCAGAAGCTTCCGCTTGCTGCCTGCCTCCTGTTGAAGATTTGATTTCTCCTCAATGggatttttggggttttttttagaacaAAAAACTCTTAAAATGCAAGTATATAAATTCCTTATTGGGTCTAACTCATGGTAACATGGATTCATCCCCTGGGGACCATGAACATCTGCATGAagcttcctctgctgcacatGCTGCTAAAACCGCCTTTTTTTTACAGCACGATCCAGGAAATTAAGTATATTTTCTTCACCTTCAAGGCTTTGAACTTCACCGGCCGGCTGAAGCGTCTGAGCCTCCTGGGAACCAGAGGGGCTGATGGGGGTACCGCTGCTCTTTTTGCCATCGCCACACCCGTGGAGCCTCCCTCCATCACGGAGATCCGGACAAAGACTTTCATCTTTCAGACCAAACACCGGATGGACTTTGCCCCCATGGGCATCGACACGAGGTGGGTGGTTTGAGTGGCGCCTGGAGTGGCCCCTGAGCGGCCCGTGGTGGCGGCCTCACAATCTCGTGTGTGTTTGGTTCCAGAGGGAAGCTGGTTTTAGGTTATTCCGAGACGGAGCTGGTCACGAGAGGCTCTGGTTACCAGTTCATCCATGCTGCCGATATGATGTACTGCGCTGACAACCACCTTAAAAGTCAGTTACCCCGTCGGCCACACGCATTAAACTGCGAAGCCGCCGCCACATCCGTAAACCTGCCCCACGTCTGTGCCCTCTGTCCTCAGTGATGAAGACGGGAAACAGTGGCTTCACTTTCTTCAGGCTGCTGACTAAAACAGGATGCTGGTTGTGGGTTCAAGCCTCTGCCAGGGTGGTTTTTAAGAACGGGAGACCGGATTTCATCATTGCTCGTCAGAAAGCCCTCACGTAAGTCCTCAAAGCTTCACAGCCTGGAGTTGTGGCCTGTTTCGGGTGTTAATAGCGACCAAAGCTTCCTCACTTTTTTGGCGTAGGAAcaaggaaggagaggagcacCTCCACCAGAGAAGACGGCAGCTTCCCTTTAACCTCTCTCCCGGCGACGGCGTCCTGTACGACACTTGGATGGAACCCTTCTCCCTGCCCGGGCCTCCGGCTTCTGACGCTGCGAGCGTCACCAAACCCGCGGCGGTGGATTCTTTGGACCCTGCGTCCCTGTTGGGGTCCCTGCACCGGCAGGATCATTCTGTCTACTCCTGCGCTCCAAAACCTCCTCCGCAGAGGTTCCCTCAAAGACCGGAGGAGTTGGATTCGGAACCTCCTCAGTCGCCTTTGGAGCAGGCCTTCTGGGACAGCCACGCCCTGCTCAGCGTGCCGGGTCAGAGCCAGGCTCCGCAGAGGAGGCCTGTCGCCGGGGACCAGACGGCAGAAGCCATGATCGAATCCCTGGAGCAGATTATGAGAGACATTGGggatggaggaatggagggCTTTGAAATCGAGGAGCCGGAACTGAGGGACTGGGAGAACACTCTGGTTCAGAAGAACCACGAGAGGCAGGATGCAGCGAATCTCCTGAACCAGGCGCTGGCTAACGACGTGTTCTCGTACgtggaggaagctctgatgagggagACCAGAGGCCCGCTGCAGAGTTCAGGACTTCCTGAGACTGCCCGCACCCTGACCCCCACACAAAACTCACAACCGTGGCCCCCGGGTGGCTGCGCCCCCCCCCAGGGGAGGCCGATGATTCCCTCCCAGCCCTGCGGTGTTTTCCAGCCTGATTCCCTGCAGCAGTCATGGCACCTGCCTGTCGAACACGCCAACAGTATCGACCCCCATGCACAACATCATTTAAAACGGGCGATGAACACGCACGGCCTTCAGGGCTCGTCGTCATGCCGACAACAGCAGCCCCCAAGTTTCCGCCCCAGCGCCGCCGCTCCACCACACCACCTGCTCATCCAGCAGTTGTCAGGCAGCTGCGACCACGGCAACAGAAACGGACACAGCGGCGACGCTGCTGCGTCTTTGTGTATGAACTGGACTCTGCCGGGGGCGGCGTGCTCCGGAGGGCGCCGCCTGGCAGCGCCCACCACCCCGAACTGCCCCTTCACCCTGTCCCATCCTCGCGTGGCCGCCTGCCCAGAGGTGGACAACATCGGTTCGCTTCACCTGCACGGAGACAGTGGCGGCCTGGAGGTGGCTCCATCAGAATATCTTTACAGAAATGCGTCGTTACAGCCGTCCTGCTGTTGGCAGGAAGAAGCTCGGGTAAAGAAATACAAACAAGCATTTATTATCATAATGAGTGTTTTTGTTCATGAATGAATAAGCTAATCGAAGCTCTTCCCCCTGTTCTCTTTCACAGATCCCCAACGTCCCCCTGAACGGTGTCCCTGACCCGTTGTCCTTCACCGTCCATCCTACCGAGTGCGTCGGCCTCTCCCAGGACACTGGAATGTAGCCGCGCTCTGGACAGATGTTCTCAGAAAAGCGCTTTATTACCAGTGGAACTTTTACTTTGTCTGTATTCCTTTAATCTCAAACttctttcagtgttttttttaacatttgaatcatgtaaaagagcagcagccatgcGTTATTCAtcaactgtttcctgtttttcattTGGACTTGAGGGGATCTCCAACTAGTAGACTGAAACGCAGCCTTTTGCAGATATTTATTCAACTTTACATCATCAGTGCGCTTCTTTTCTCTTACACATTTGGACTAAAGGCCACGGATAAAAATCTGGTCCCATCGtcataaaaacatcatttaataCGTTTTGCACTGAAGAAGATGCAGTATTACGATACTGTAAAGTGAATCAGGCATTCAGATTAAGCAGATTACAGAAccatgtatttaaaataaaattatataACCTGCCTCCAGTTTCTTTGCaggttaaatatatatatatatattttatttatttatttatttaaaaagttcCTCTTTTTAAATGCGTTGAAAAACTTTATTCCACTTGCTCCCAACAACTTTGCACTGTTATTGTTTGCTCTAAATCTTTCGTGTATTGTGCTTCCAGCTGCTAACTTATATCCAAAGTGCTGAATTAAATCGTGAGAATGGTTTATTCCCCATTCATGTTTTCCCACGCTGAATTCTCCCACACAGCCGGCGGCGTCCGTCTGAAGCTGGCGCGAACACCAACACTTATCGCTTGAAAATGCACCTTGTGTCTTGGTAGCAAACGCCGGCGACGTCTCCAGGGATGGAACAAAACGCCACTGTTTCTTCCTTTCATAAGTTGTGTTGCTTCTTCTGGCTCGCGAGCGTGACCTGGTGCCCAGAGGCCGTGTTGAGGGTGGCGATAAAGGTCAGCGTGCTGGAGAACTGAGGGCTGTGTGGTGTAGTGGGCTGACAGGCACGTGCTTTAAAAGTTTCAATGAGGTGTTTCACGTCTACAATGACGCCAGTTACGACAGTCTCACCATGACATCACTGCCattatttagcatttagctaacaTCATGCACTTCTCATCCCCGAGCAACAGAACTAATTTAATCGTGTTATTTATGACATTTGGTATCGATTCcgcatgaaaatgtaaatgtagtGCGAGCATCACACCCGGCAGGTCCAATAGCGCCCCCTGCAGACTACCTCACGTATCTGCACAACCTGTTCATTCCTGAAAGCTTCAGTTGGACATAACTGTTCAAATGTGCCGACAGCGCTATTTAGCCTAAACCATAAATATCAAGCTTGTACTGGAGCGTTTTGTTGAGTGTTGACAACAACTTCCTCGAGATGACGCTGTTATATTCCAGGTGAATGACTTCCTGCCGTGTTGGCGGAGGATTTTCCCTAGAATTTTCTACTTGTACCTAGGATCGTTTCatgttttttaaatggaaattttTTAACAGGAAGTTTCTTAGTTCAAAGTCTGTGTCGCTGTCTGCAGCTGAAAGTGATATTTTATTTGGTAAAAGCACAGGAACTATAGTTATAGTTGATCCTGAAGCACCAAATATCatctaaagaagaaaaaacaccttTAGAGCAGCtcgtatttaaaaaaaaaaaaaaaaaaacatgcgtgaagccaataaaataaaacatttgagtTTTTAAACATCTTAATATGTGCATAAAAAGGTATTGTTAGGTTTTTTCCAACACTAATTTGAAACCGAAAGTGCCAATAAGGAAACCAAAACAAGTTCAAGGGCATTTTTATTAAGATAATCATTATGATTATTACTATAGTTGCATGCTTATGACAGGGAAACAGGAGATTTGTGTTTCACCATATCAGGCTTGAATGTGTTGGACGCAGAATTCTTTTGTGTGCTGTTTGTGCACATCATGACATCCATGCTGACACACCACCTTTTGTTAACATGTTTTACGTCTGTCTCCTTTCATATTCTGTcaaaaaagatcattttcaaTGAGCAATTTGTCACCCTTTAAATGTAATTGAATTTTGATGTGAGGGCAATTATTCATCATTAAACTTATTTGCCTTAATTTGAAATTTTAATGAGTTCTTTTGGGTGACAGAAGAGATGAGTATTTGGTCACAAAGGAGCTTTATCACTCCAGGCAAAGACCCGCTGAAATTACCTAGCATCCCCTGCACCACTGGTCCAGTTTAACAAAGAAATGACGAATAAAAGGATTGTTTAAGTATGAGGGCCTAACCTGAATAATTTAATatcatttcttattttattttattattttgacaATGTTTTCAgtataattttcttttttgtacaGTTAACCAGTAAAACAAtccatattttttcttttataatcTCAATTATGATATTattcaacaataataatcaaatttaaaataaatatatataattataaCAATAGGTTGTTATTCGGTTGGCCAACCACTAGGGGGAGTAGTTTTTTAAAGCTACTGAAAATTATATTTTAATC
The sequence above is drawn from the Takifugu rubripes chromosome 6, fTakRub1.2, whole genome shotgun sequence genome and encodes:
- the ahr2c gene encoding aryl hydrocarbon receptor 2C (The RefSeq protein has 6 substitutions compared to this genomic sequence), which translates into the protein MSGNNGPYVIRKRRKPVQKTVKPPPAKTNPSKRHRDRLNVELDHLASLLPFSQEIRSRLDKLSVLRLSVGYLKAKSCLQAPLRKSSASLPPSNGRNGNVASLGGVGFSEGELLLKALNGFVLVVMADGMVFYASPTIQDFLGFHQSDVVQQSVYNLVHMDDREMFRRQLQFSGGADSDLKAESGSCSNDPVSLLPLNTPPESSSFLERSFCCRLRCLLDNTSGFLALNFTGRLKRLSLLGTRGADGGTAALFAIATPVEPPSITEIRTKTFIFQTKHRMDFAPMGIDTRGKLVLGYSETELVTRGSGYQFIHAADMMYCADNHLKMMKTGNSGFTFFRLLTKTGCWLWVQASARVVFKNGRPDFIIARQKALTNKEGEEHLHQRRRQLPFNLSPGDGVLYDTWMEPFSLPGPPASDAASVTKPAAVDSLDPASLLGSLHRQDHSVYSCAPKPPPQRFPQRPEELDSEPPQSPLEQAFWDSHALLSVPGQSQAPQRRPVAGDQTAEAMIESLEQIMRDIGDGGMEGFEIEEPELRDWENTLVQKNHERQDAANHLNQALANDVFSYVEEALMRETRGPLQSSGLPETARTLTPTQNSQPWPPGGCVPPQGRPMIPSQPCGAFQPDSLQQSWHLPVEHANSIDHHAQHHLKRAMNTHGLQGSSSCRQQQPPSFRPSAAAPPHHLLIQQLSGSCDHGNRNGHSGDAAASLCMNWTLPGAACSGGRRLAAPTTPNCPFTLSHPRVAACPEVDNIGSLHLHGDSGGLEVAPSEYLYRNASLQPSCCWQEEARIPNVPLNGVPDPLSFTVHPTECVGLSQDTGM